The DNA sequence GATGAAAACGGCAATTTATTTTTGTCAACTTGGGCAACGCATGAAACCTGTGCATCTCTCATATTGTGCCTCGTATAATCACGGCGGTGGTAACATCACTGCTGCTACAACATCCGGAGAATGACGTCCCCACCTCGCAGACGCGTCGACACGGGCCCGTGACAAAAGATCGATAAATTGTTTGGTCTGGAATTATCCGAACGGTCTGCGGAAGCAGGTCACGCCTATACTTCACATCGGGTTCGCAAAGTTTCTATAGGGCTCATGCAGTAGACAGCTCGAGCCTCAGACCAGTGCGTCATCGCAACTGCGAAACCTCGTTTCAGCGTACGATCACTTTTCCACAGGCAGGCAGGGAAGCAGCGCGCGCCGAGATGCAGCCTGACGACGTGACCCAGTGTATTCAGAGAAACGTCCGCAACTGCGAACTGGACGTGCATCCGACTGAGAAGGCCCTCGTAGTCCGGTACGAGGTGGAAGCGGTCGTCCTGGGCGACGATGGGCCGGCGCTCGAGCAGAGCCGCTCCTGCCAGAAGCTTATACGCGTCAAGAGCATCAACGCCACGACCGACGTGACTGCGCTGGCTCGCGAGATTGTTGCCAAGTGCGACCTCTTGCACGAGTCCCAGACGGGCCGAGTGGAGCGGCTGCTTTCGTACCTCCAGCAGCGCAAGGACAACGGTACCTTTAGCAGGGTAACACCTATGTTATTGTATTGCTCTTTTTAACAGCTGGAATTGTCGTCGTCGGACACTGCCGACTTTGAATAAACATTTGAACTATTCCGAGAGCTTTCcgtgctaacaaaaaaaaaagaaatgaaaaattgagCTCTATATAAGGAACCGTGCAGCGCTGTTCGAGAGCAGCTGATATTGATTCAAAACTAAGTGCAGCTGTTTACAAACTTTCAATGGGCATCTTTATATTTGTCTGGGATAGGATATGTCTGCATCTATCTTGTCTTCTAGGATATAATCGTGTGGCGTAAATTGACTTGGTGTAGAAGATGATTTCTACACAGCCATTAGCTGCACTGCTTTGTTACAGGTCCATGGACCTGTAACATGGGTTCGTGATTGCAATCATGAACCCATGCACAACGCAGTACAGCCACTCTGCAACGAGCAAAGTAATTACAATACAGAGGTTCACAAGAAGATGAAGACTTCAACTGTGATTGAACAAGGGATGTCTGAGGCGAGCCAATGTTTTGTTGACAGGGGGACTTTTCTTTGTCAGATCCCTATACAAAGACTGTCAGAACATTAATGGTTTTAGTCTGAGAAGGGTATAAGATTGGGCATGTCAGTAAAACATGCTTTGAAGTGTTAATAACATGCAAGGACACCAGTGATCTCCCTTGTTGGCCTCTGCTAGCTAAAAAGTATATTAATAGCCACACAGCTGGTGCATCAGCTATTGCATTCGATACATTAATAATTAGCAGAGATGTAATATTTGAAAATTGAACTTGTTAGTACAGGGATTCATGTTACTGAAATTCAGGTGTGAAAACACAAACACAAGAAGGAACAAAAATGACAACATAAACGTCAACTATCAAACAAAGAGGCATAACACGAATAGTGTTGTACATTCTCAAATGTCCATGAGATTAGCGGTTACCCTGGGATGAATTGGTGCGTATGTTTAAAGAGTGGATGCAGTTAACCCGTGGCTTAGAACTCAATGAACAGTGACTGTGCTCGCCACTATCATTGTgattttagtgtttttttttttttttctgggcaccATTTTGCCCAAAGAGGTAAATTCTTAACTCGCACTCTTGGCAGTGTTTGATTCTGCACTGTCACTTTGGCATGACAGTAGTGTGCTAGCCACTGATGTGTCTATGATCTCAGCACCAGACAGGAGTGCAGTTGTGGCAGCATGGAGGCTCATCACCTTCAGGAGGTCGAGCGGCACCGATGGCCAGCATGGCCTGCCTCGAGTCTTACGTGGACATGCTGTATGAGGAAGGGGAGGACAAAGTGCGTAGCTCGGCCATGGTGCTGCAGCTGGCTCGCAGCCCAGACAACTTGGGTGAGCTGGCAGCCAATGACACCCTGTTATGTGCACTGGCCCGGGTGCTACGAGAGGATGGCCGCAGGGACACCCAGCTGGCCACCAACCTGGCCTACGTCTTCTTCTGCCTCTCAACTTTCTCACAGTTTCACCCAGTCATTGCCGAGTACAAGGTAGGCCCATTCCTTTGCCAATTGTTAAATTTGTTGCTTCAAACAGAATATAGCAGAGCTTTGAAAAGTGGATGCCCATTCTAATGCTTAAACAGCATGTGCTGCAAATACTCAATCGCTACAGCATTCTGCTGTTGAATGCGAGGCCATGGGTCTGAGTTCTGAAGGCATTTCAATGGAGTGGAATGTGGAAACACTTCTGTAGTGTGCTTTAAATTGTCTGCATTTAAAAAAATGCCAGGTGGTCAGTACTAATCCAGAGCCAATATCAAAGTAGCAGTCATACCTGATGTGCAGATACCTCCAGTTTACATAAATACTGATATAAACTAAAATAATAGCAAAATATTAAAACAAGGTATTGTCTTTTTACATACCCTGGATGGCATACTGTGTGTAGGAAAGATCATGTCAAATATATCGTGAATAATCATTGTGTCTTGATAATCTAGGTTGGCTCCATCTGCCTAGATTTGGTGGAGTACGAGTTGCGACGGCATGCTCACTGGAGAGAGGAGCTGTCGCGAGCACCAGACGACGATCGTAGTCGGCGCAAGTTTATGGGGCTAACACGCCGACAGGACCAGCTTCTACGTGTGTGCCTCTACCTGCTTCTCAATGTGGCCGAGGAGCCACGCAGCGAGATCAAGATGGTCAACCGTGGACTTGTGCCCATGCTTGTTGAATGCCTCGAACGGGAACAGACAGACCTGCTCCTGATTGCAGTCTGCTTCTTGAAGAAGCTCTCCATCTACTATGAGAATCAGGTCTGGTACCTTTGCATCGTTTTGGGAGCTATAGTCCTAGCAACTGTTGTGCACAGGGGCCATCCGCAGGGTCGTCCACTCTTTCAGTGAGATCTATCATTCAGCATTTGTTCAACTTCATGGAAAAAATGACTTATAGTATGCCAAAGAAATCTGTTACTAAAGGTACAAGATGCAGGCATTCATATATGAAATTAGGCCATGGCCAGTGCTTGCATACCAATAAGGTGACACACTTAGGGGAAACTGCCTATTATATTATTCAAACCAATATGACTCCATGAACCTTTCTTCATAGTTTTAGAAGAAAAGATGACCAATATGTGACACCTAATGGAAATATCTATTGAAAAAATAACCTGCTTGCCTCCACTCCACATTTCAGCTGCTATCTGTGCTTGAatacgaaaaaaatattttccctAAGAGTGGACAACACTGTACCTGATGTTCTTTGCCAACCACTTGCTTGTTCATGTACACAATTGATTGGTACCCAAAAGCTTCCGAGGGTCACTAAATCTTGCATGAGTTCTAGTTGTGCTCTAGCAAACTGGCACCTAGCTGGTGGTCTCCAACATGAACATCTAGCTGAGTACTACCCCAGAATGAGAGTGCTAACACTTTCCTACTATGGTGTCTCAAGTGTGCACTTGGTAATAAGGAACGACAACatagtagtgcaaacagtcaaaagggcatttattgcacgtTTCATGTGCCAATGCCAGCTAGCCAAATTACTACCAATAGAACACGTAGATGGACGTGAACGAATCATAGAAGTCCGACTCATCATGACAGGATATTGAGTGAATAGGTTCCCTCCCATGCGGGACATAAAGCCTAATCGTTAGTGTGTATGGTCACACGAATGGTGGCACATTCAAACAATTGAAATCATCCATCCCAGTGCCCCACTCTGAAGCCTCGCAAAACACTCCTGCAATGTGTGCTGACAGGCACATGACAAGTTCGTGCACTCTGCCGACCCCAAACCAAAGAGACAGTGGCTACTCCCTTTTGCACCCGAGTAACCTCTACATTAGATTACATTAGCAGTGCCACACTCGCGCCACCTCTCGTACTATTCTGCAACTACACCGAGTGCCGGTGGTGCTTGCTATGTGGCAAAGCAGGAGAACAGGAGATGCAAGAGCCATGCAGGGAAAGCAACCACAGAGGAAGCGTGAGGGTCGCGTGTCCGTTTTGTCCTTTTTGCTCACCTTGAGTTCAGGCTGAGGTTATCTATCTCTAAAGGTGTGTCCCTAAGGTTAAATATAAAGTCAAGCTAAAATGATAGATTAGTCTTCGAAGGCACCCAAAGCATCACTTGTATTGATAACAGAGCTTTCGTGAATAACAAAAAAGGTGCAAATTTAGCGGTGTCTTACAGAGATGTATTGTGGACCAGTTTGTATGCCATCTGTGGTTGAAcagatgcaagttaaagaacaGCAATGCCTGTTTTAGTTGTGGACATTCAGAGTTGTAAAATAGATACATGCTTTCTGTTTTTGCCTATTTCCGTAAAAAGTTCGAGGGCCAAAACCAGAAATCTGCTCAATATACTCACTAAAACATAACTTTTAGAATTTTAAACATAGCACATTTCATTGAGATCAGTTCGGTGAATGCCCAGTGAGAGGATTTCTGCATTTTAAATGTGTTTGAATGGGTAGATGAGAGTTGGCccaaaaagagaaagctggagTTTTCTGTTAGGAATGGCTGCATTAAATATAAAGTTTAAGGTACCGTGTGTGGCTGTGTAAACAAGCAACTGTGTGCAAAGAAGGCAAGGCATGACTTTACAAACTTTTTACTTCTGCAAATAATGGCGTCTTGTAAGCATAGTTTTGCTTGTCAACTCGCATTGGTCAGAAAGTAATTGGAAATTATTTTTCATCCCAGGCTGAAATGGCGCGGCTACTGACCATTGAACGACTTGCACCGCTGCTGTCTCAGGAGCCACTCACATCGTCCGTGATACGTCTGCTGCTCAACCTGTCTTTTGATCGCGCACACCGTGCTGCCATGTCTGCAGCAGGGCTTATCCCCAAGTTTGTTCAGCTCCTTGTCAAGGAAGGGCGTGCGGCATCTGATGAGACATCAATTCTCTGTATCTTGTATCACCTGAGCCTCGATGATCGGTGCAAGTCCCAGTTTCCCTACACAGACTGCGTGCCGTGGTTGGTCAGGTCCCTCCTGGCAAGCCAGAGTCCACAGCCGGCTCCACTGGCACTGGCCATCAGCCTAGCCAGCCATCGACGCAATGCCCAGCTATTTTCTGGGGCTcttgagaagctgctggagcgtGCTCTGCGGGATGCAGATGCCCTGTTCTTGCGGCTTGTGCGGACTGTGGCACAGCACAGCGGTGCAGCTTGTGGAGCATCCCTCATGTCCCATGCAGATGCCCTCTGTGCTGCACTCATGCAGCATTCCTCAGGAGCTGAGAGTGATTTTGCAGTAGAGTGTGCCTCTACACTAGCACAGCTGGAGGGGGGCCCCTTTGGGAAACTGCTGAACAGACTTTTGCCATGGATTCGTAGCCGCCTTGCCGAGGGGCCAGATGAGCTGCTTGTGCCTTTGGTTCAACTACTGGCCACAGTGGCACGGAGCAGCGAGACTTGTGCCAAGGCCATCATGCAGCAGAGCCTTGTTGCCGACTTGACAGGCCTACTCAGAGCCAAGCAGGAGGATGACCAACTAGTGCTACAAGTGAGTACGCCTTGGCATCATTTTAGTGCAGTTTCATAAGCATTTCTACTAGGCATGCATTCTTATCCTCCAAGCTCATTAGTGAAACCAGTAAAAACTCAGGCACTGCAAGTGACTTGTATCAATGGGAGCTGAGCAAAGAAGTGTGACAGAAAGTAAGCTTGTCTTGCTGAATGGCTGAGCAGACAATTCTTATGCTAGCCTGTGCGTTGTGTGCATGTTTTAACTTTCACCATTGATTCACTCTATACCACTTTGCTAGCCAGTAAAGGCTTTTATGATACCCACAAAAATGTGGGAGATTATATGTACACGGCACCcttgtcatcatcaccatcattagctTGTTTTTAAGTGCCATCTAACATAAGCCCTCTCCCAAAGTTACCTCTGTCCTACAGTTATCTCTGTCCTGTGTCAGCAGAACCCATCCTATACCTTCACATTTTTAGTCCCATTGGCGCATCAAACACCCAGCCCCACCTTACCCTGCTCTTTGATagtatttcgcttttattttaatCTACAGCTTTAATACTGCTAATGGCCAGCAGATTGCTGAGGGATGCATACAGGATCAATATCCTGCTTGTCTTGCTAAGTCTTGTGTCTATTTAATGCCGGTAAATTAGGATCACAGTATTGCAACTTTATTTCACAGAGAGGGATCCTAGGAGTGTGGTCTAAGTGCTAGCAATAATGTTGGCTTGGAAACAGCATACCTCCATTCACAGCTTTCAGCAGCAGCAATAGCAGCAATAGCAGCAACAGTTAATTGAAATTTGGTGGCACCTGTATGAAACCCAGAGGCTAACAGAAACATGCAAGCCGAACATCACACTAGAAATGTGCATCATGCAGGTTAGGTGGAGCAATACTAGTAACCAGCCAGCCTATCTTACTTACTTAAAGACTGTCTTGTGGTTGTGTGCTTGCTAACTCGCAGGTGGCATACGTGTTCGAAGCCTTGGTAAGCAGTGGCGGTGCTGCTGTACGGGAGTCACTGGTGCAAGGTTCACAGGAGGTGCCAGCATACCTGCTTGACCTCCTTCATGACCGCAACCCAGAGGTAGGCCATGTCTGCAGTCACGCATTGACTGTGCTGGCCCACTACTACCCTGAGTGGGACCGCCGGCTGTGTGAGGCACGCTTCTGTTGGCACAATGCACAGGTGAGCTCGCTGCAGCCTGTATCCCACTCTCTCCTTGGGACCACTTAATGCTGGAGTGTGAAGGATAGACCAGTGTTGCGCAGAGGTGTCATGCTTTGTGCAGTGTGAAAACACAATGCACACAACACATTGTTCACTTGTGTGATTCACAGCTCAATATAATGAATacaaatataacaaattattgataTAACAAAATTAACCGAAAATGTTTCTTGCCAATATCAGCATGTAACAAATGTAACAAACATTGGATGAGACATTGTTATAGTGAGGTTCAACTGGGGAACAGAACCAATATGTTTCGACTAGAGGAATTTTGGACAGGAGAACGTCATCCTGACAAAGGCAAGACCTCTTGTTGGAATGTAGCCAGCTAGCTAGGGCTTTCCAGGTTATCAGAACACACAGCCGGACACTGGCTCAGCATGAAAGCACGTGTGTTGGATATAGTGAATAGCAATACTATAGAAGTACTGAGAGGGTATCACGTGAAGCAGTTGACAAGACTTTGATATAAGAAAGAAATGGTACCGGATGTAGTGAAGCATTTGCCAAGCCTTGGTAGATTTTGGGCAATGGCAAACCACATACCTAGGACTTCTGAAGGGTGTGTGAACTTGCTTAGTGCCTCACTGTGTGTGACGTACAAGTTGCTTGGATATGCATACATCTGTGAAggattattttttgttttcacgGTACACCTTTTtgtttggctgctttctttacTTTCAATAGAGGTTTGATGTAGGCTACCCTGCTTTTAGTACTTCACTGTACACATCTTTCTAGCTGAGTGGCTCAAAGGTTACATTCATGTTGTGATTAATTTCTACTTTCGTTCTTGTGATTCAAATCTTTCATTTGACAATATGCTTTCTCTTGAATAAAGGTTTGATGCAGCCACCTCTGTTTTTTCTCAATGTGGAGTTAGAGAGCTGTAAACTTGGTGCTTCAAGTCTACCAATTTTCAGCAATTTTTGTGCTGTATATTTGAGAGTATAAACAAAGATTCTGCTTCCAGCAGTCGGCTGAGTTTATCCTTCCCTATTAAATtctaaactttattaaaattggtTCAGTGATCAACTAATGCAAGCACTTATGTGCTCACATGTGTGTTTCTGTCATGCGTATAATAAGTAAATCAGAGCTGACCTCAAGCCAAAGCTTTCTCTGAAGTGCTGACAGACTGACGCTGTGACTTAATGCATTAATCACATGATACCTACAGATGGAGAAAGTGGCAGTTTTACCAAACTTCTGCAGGTATAGTTCAGCACAGCGGACATATTAATTGGAGTCTATATTTTTATAATGACAGATGAGCTCCCTTAAGTGatactttcattttattttcacaACAATAATGCATGCTTTGGCTACTTTGCCTATAAGTATTCATTTACTTTTCACTGTTTTAGCATATTTGAAGCGAGCTGGTTGCTTTGAATTACTTTATCATGCAGCATTTTAACGTGTAGTTTGGGGTACAGTAGTATATAATAGTTTTTAAGCTGTGACCTT is a window from the Dermacentor albipictus isolate Rhodes 1998 colony chromosome 6, USDA_Dalb.pri_finalv2, whole genome shotgun sequence genome containing:
- the Kap3 gene encoding kinesin-associated protein 3 isoform X3, which translates into the protein MQPDDVTQCIQRNVRNCELDVHPTEKALVVRYEVEAVVLGDDGPALEQSRSCQKLIRVKSINATTDVTALAREIVAKCDLLHESQTGRVERLLSYLQQRKDNGTFSRHQTGVQLWQHGGSSPSGGRAAPMASMACLESYVDMLYEEGEDKVRSSAMVLQLARSPDNLGELAANDTLLCALARVLREDGRRDTQLATNLAYVFFCLSTFSQFHPVIAEYKVGSICLDLVEYELRRHAHWREELSRAPDDDRSRRKFMGLTRRQDQLLRVCLYLLLNVAEEPRSEIKMVNRGLVPMLVECLEREQTDLLLIAVCFLKKLSIYYENQAEMARLLTIERLAPLLSQEPLTSSVIRLLLNLSFDRAHRAAMSAAGLIPKFVQLLVKEGRAASDETSILCILYHLSLDDRCKSQFPYTDCVPWLVRSLLASQSPQPAPLALAISLASHRRNAQLFSGALEKLLERALRDADALFLRLVRTVAQHSGAACGASLMSHADALCAALMQHSSGAESDFAVECASTLAQLEGGPFGKLLNRLLPWIRSRLAEGPDELLVPLVQLLATVARSSETCAKAIMQQSLVADLTGLLRAKQEDDQLVLQVAYVFEALVSSGGAAVRESLVQGSQEVPAYLLDLLHDRNPEVGHVCSHALTVLAHYYPEWDRRLCEARFCWHNAQWLAVVQSGGAPEEHEEGPCEQFLDRSDLLSNGSATSDP
- the Kap3 gene encoding kinesin-associated protein 3 isoform X1: MIVVGIGKAMAGREAARAEMQPDDVTQCIQRNVRNCELDVHPTEKALVVRYEVEAVVLGDDGPALEQSRSCQKLIRVKSINATTDVTALAREIVAKCDLLHESQTGRVERLLSYLQQRKDNGTFSRHQTGVQLWQHGGSSPSGGRAAPMASMACLESYVDMLYEEGEDKVRSSAMVLQLARSPDNLGELAANDTLLCALARVLREDGRRDTQLATNLAYVFFCLSTFSQFHPVIAEYKVGSICLDLVEYELRRHAHWREELSRAPDDDRSRRKFMGLTRRQDQLLRVCLYLLLNVAEEPRSEIKMVNRGLVPMLVECLEREQTDLLLIAVCFLKKLSIYYENQAEMARLLTIERLAPLLSQEPLTSSVIRLLLNLSFDRAHRAAMSAAGLIPKFVQLLVKEGRAASDETSILCILYHLSLDDRCKSQFPYTDCVPWLVRSLLASQSPQPAPLALAISLASHRRNAQLFSGALEKLLERALRDADALFLRLVRTVAQHSGAACGASLMSHADALCAALMQHSSGAESDFAVECASTLAQLEGGPFGKLLNRLLPWIRSRLAEGPDELLVPLVQLLATVARSSETCAKAIMQQSLVADLTGLLRAKQEDDQLVLQVAYVFEALVSSGGAAVRESLVQGSQEVPAYLLDLLHDRNPEVGHVCSHALTVLAHYYPEWDRRLCEARFCWHNAQWLAVVQSGGAPEEHEEGPCEQFLDRSDLLSNGSATSDP
- the Kap3 gene encoding kinesin-associated protein 3 isoform X2, with the translated sequence MTFEAGREAARAEMQPDDVTQCIQRNVRNCELDVHPTEKALVVRYEVEAVVLGDDGPALEQSRSCQKLIRVKSINATTDVTALAREIVAKCDLLHESQTGRVERLLSYLQQRKDNGTFSRHQTGVQLWQHGGSSPSGGRAAPMASMACLESYVDMLYEEGEDKVRSSAMVLQLARSPDNLGELAANDTLLCALARVLREDGRRDTQLATNLAYVFFCLSTFSQFHPVIAEYKVGSICLDLVEYELRRHAHWREELSRAPDDDRSRRKFMGLTRRQDQLLRVCLYLLLNVAEEPRSEIKMVNRGLVPMLVECLEREQTDLLLIAVCFLKKLSIYYENQAEMARLLTIERLAPLLSQEPLTSSVIRLLLNLSFDRAHRAAMSAAGLIPKFVQLLVKEGRAASDETSILCILYHLSLDDRCKSQFPYTDCVPWLVRSLLASQSPQPAPLALAISLASHRRNAQLFSGALEKLLERALRDADALFLRLVRTVAQHSGAACGASLMSHADALCAALMQHSSGAESDFAVECASTLAQLEGGPFGKLLNRLLPWIRSRLAEGPDELLVPLVQLLATVARSSETCAKAIMQQSLVADLTGLLRAKQEDDQLVLQVAYVFEALVSSGGAAVRESLVQGSQEVPAYLLDLLHDRNPEVGHVCSHALTVLAHYYPEWDRRLCEARFCWHNAQWLAVVQSGGAPEEHEEGPCEQFLDRSDLLSNGSATSDP